ATAATGATTAATACATCCATATTGGGTACTCCTCCTCTCAGGGATTTCCATCCACTGACCCCAAAATGAGCTACCCCAATGGCGAAAACAGGAAGGCAAAAGGCAAACTGTACCCAGGGATTTTCCATCCAGTGCAGATGAATCCCTGCCATCATCAACAAATGTTGAAGGAGCAGTGGCACGGTGAACAGCGCACTGAACCACAACTTCCTCTTCAGGCTCCACCAGGATTTTTTGGTGCCGTCATCCATGACAACGTAGCCCAATTTATGGATACCGGCGGTTATTTTATCAAGCGATATTTTTTCGTCGTCCTTTTTAAAGCGGACTTCCTTGGTCTGGAAATTCACATAAACCTCCTCTAATCCCTTACGTTCTAAAAAGCGGGAAATGGACGTAGCGCAATTGCTGCAATCCATTCCATCCACTTTTAACTTTATGATCTCATTACTCATTTTTCCAAATTATGAATGAAGGGGCAAAATTAATCAAGTTATTACATTTTTGCGCGAAGCGGGTGAGGAAAATGATAAATTTTAAATCGAACAAGGCTAAATTTTAAAACATTGATTATCATTATCTTGCACCATAAATTTAATAAGATTTATTTTTCACCCCCCTTGAAAATGGCGCCTACAATAAATACTTCTGAAAACCACTCTTCAATCCTTTATAAAATTAAACCGATTCAGGAGATATTAGTTCAGGTAAAACCCGGCTGATTGAAGAATTGTAACAAAACCGCTTTGAAATTAATAAATCGAAGGAAATAGAAACCCTTGAAAGGTTTTCTAGTAAAAAAAACTACCATAAGGCCTGATTAGCACTTCAAACATTCAATCCATAAAATTTTAAATTATATTCCTTTCATTTTTTTATCAAGAGGATAGAATTATTTACATTGCGTGATAAGTCCGACTCCAATGAGTTCGGAAGAATGATATTTAAAATTTTAATAATCAATAAAAAAGAAATTGTTATGAAGAAATTTTTATTTATTTTTTTTGCCTTGAGCCTGTCGCTCACCGGCTGCAAAAATAATACAGCCAGCACTGAAACAGCCCCCGCTGAATCAACGGAAACGGTAGCCAATAAATACACCCTGACCCCATTTACGCCCTCAGTCTCATTCCCCGGGGCCAAAATGGAATCCATGGATTATAAAAACGGCCGTTTCACCTACGTCCTTGGAGGCGAAGGATATGAATTAAAAGCTCAAACGCCTGATGCCGATCAGAAAATGTGCGCCAATTCCGGTGAAGGACAACACATTCACCTTATTGTGGATGATCTTCCCTATGCGGCCAAGTACGAAGCTTCCTTTGAGCACCCGGTGGAAGATGGCAGTCACTATATTTTGTCTTTTCTTTCTCGTTCCTACCATGAAAGCATCAAAACCAAAGCGGCTCACCTTGCCATGAATGTTAACGTTAAAGATGGAAGCATTACAGGCAGCGTCCCTGTTGAAACCGAAAAAATGTTGTTTTACAGCCGGCCTAAAGGAACCTATGTTGGCCAAAAAGATACCGAAAAAATCATGCTGGACTTTTACCTGATCAATGTAGAATTAGGTGACGAGTACAAAGTCAAAGCAGAAATCAACGGAGAAGCGCACATACTGGATACCTGGCAGCCCTATTATATAGAAGGGCTGGAAATGGGTGACAATACCATAAAACTGACGTTGATCGACAAAGATGGTAATGCAGTGAACACCCCTTTAAACCCGGTAGAACGTACCTTTACCCTAAAGCCTGATCCGACTGAATAAGGAAAAATTTACGTTAACAGGAGGCGTACTGGCAGTTCAATCTGAAATGATTGTGTTTATTGCAGGTTGATGGTTTATTTGCCATCAACCTGCAACATTTTGATTCCCCTAATTTATGACTATTATTTTCGGCCTTCCCGGGTTGAAATAATATGGAACTCTTGATTCCTTTTTCCTTTTTTAAAAAGTCAAAGAAAACTACCAACGATCAAAAAAGCAGGAAAATCGAATTTCTGAGGTTCTTTACCCCCAAAATGGTCAGAACGATATCCATGGCTTTTTAATAATTAACTACCGGAAATATCGCAATTGATTTTTTTTTCCTAATTTGCTTTCAAATTAATGGCCTAACAGTAAATTTGCCTTTTGAAAAACCTTGGGGTATTGAAATAATCATGTTGATCAATACCTATTGAATTAAGTTTTAAGCTTAATCATTTTTCAAACCTAATTAAATAAAACTCCGGTTGCATCCTTAGGGCTGCTACATAAATTTAAAGGACAATTTTTATGAAATTTTTTTTAAACAATCTCCTATTCAGTGCCCTGCTGCTGGTTTGGTTGCCAATATTATCGAATGGCCAGATAACTACAATTGAAGGGGTTATCGTGGACGAAGATCTTGGAGAACCGCTGATCAATGCCTCCGTATTGGTCAAAGGCACAACAGATGGCACCATTGCCGATTTTGATGGTTATTTCCTGGTCAAAACAGATCAGCCACTCCCCGTGACCCTTGTTGTTTCTTTCATTGGGTATTCCACCAAAGAAGTAGAAGTGACTTCGGCAGAAGGCAGAATCCGTATTAACCTGGGGTCAGATGCCGTTACCATTGCTGCCGTAGAGATTAAAGGACGCAGGATTTCTGAAAAGCAGCAGCAGGCAGCACTCACCGTCGAAACCCTTGATGGCATCGGGATAAAAGAAACACCTTCCGCCAATTTTTACGATGGTCTGGGTTCATTGAAAGATGTGGATCTCACCGCGGCCAGCCTGGGATTCAAAATCATTAATACCAGGGGATTTAACAGCACAAGCCCTGTAAGATCCCTTCAGATTATTGACGGGGTGGACAACCAATCCCCGGGATTGAATTTTTCTCTGGGCAATTTCCTGGGAGCCTCTGAGCTGGATGTCAACAGGGTTAACCTGGTCATCGGCGCAAGTTCGGCCTTTTATGGCCCCAATGCCTTCAACGGGGTGCTTTCCATGGAAACCAAAAATCCATTCGTCCATAAAGGACTTTCGGCCATGGCCAAAGGAGGTGAAAGAAGTTTGTTCGAAGGAGGCTTTCGTTACGGGGATGCTCTTCGCAACAGCAACGGCGATGCTTTTATGGCTTTTAAACTGAATTTCTTCTATTTTTCTGCCAATGACTGGGAAGCTGACAATTACGACCCCGTTTATGATACCCGCACAGACCGAAGTAACCCAGGTGGATACGACGCGGTGAACATTTACGGTGATGAATACAGTGGTTCCAGCGATTATTCCAAAGTGCTTGCTTCTCCCGGTCTGGGCATCATTCACCGTCGCGGGTATAAGGAAAGTGACCTGGTGGATTACGATTCAAAGAATATGAAAATGGGCGCAGCAGTTCATTTTCGTTTGCAACCCGGAAGGGAATTTGATTCACCGGAACTGATATTGGCGAGTAATTACAGCACCGGAACCACTGTTTACCAGGGCGATAACCGATTCAGTCTGAAAAATATCCAATTCTTCCAGCACCGGATAGAAATACAAAAACGCGATCATTATTTCCTGCGCCTTTATGCCACCCATGAAGATGCAGGGGATTCTTATGATCCCTACTTCACGGCACTCTTATTACAGCAGGATGCAAAACTTGACCGATATTGGCGTTCCGCTTATAAGAACTATTGGGATGTTAACATAGTTCCCAAGATAAAAGGTACAGAAGGATATCCCAATCCACTGGATTACCTCGGCATGCCTGCTGAATTTAATGCGGCTACGTCTGCCTTTCTCCATAGCCCGGGCATGCAGGATTCATTATTCATTTGGCATGCACAGGCCCAGCAGGTGGCTAATCAGGATGACCCCATCAACAATCAGGGGGCTTTTTATGCACCGGGCACCCCTGAATTTGACGCCAAATTCCAGGACATCACCAGTAAGGTTTCATTCACAGAAGGGGGCACCAAGTTTTATGACAAATCCGCCCTGCTTCATGCGCATGGAGAATACCGGTTTAATGATCTTGTAGCAGGCGACGGCATTTCCGATCTTGACCTCGTTATGGGAGCCAATTACCGGATGTATCTTCCGGATTCCCAGGGTTCTCTACTGCTCGATACTTTCGGCAGGGATATCAAGACTTATGAATATGGAATTTATGGCGGCGGAACCCTTGAAGTGAGTCATAAACTAAAAATAAACGCCTCATTAAGAGCAGATAAAAACCAAAATTTCGACCTGCTTTTTTCTCCGGCGGCTTCTATGGTGTTTACGCCAAAGCCCAACCAAACCATGAGGTTATCTTTTTCCTCGGCTATCAGGAATCCCACCCTTAACGACCAATACCTTTTTTACAACGTAGGAAGAGCTATTCTTATAGGCAACCTTGACGGCTTTACAAACCTAATCACGGTTGAGTCGCTCATTGAATATCTCAATACCAATGACTCGGAAAAACTGGTTTATTACGATGTAGATCCTATTCGGCCCGAAAAGGTAAAAACAGTGGAAGTCGGATACAGAA
This sequence is a window from Lewinellaceae bacterium. Protein-coding genes within it:
- a CDS encoding phosphopeptide-binding protein yields the protein MKKFLFIFFALSLSLTGCKNNTASTETAPAESTETVANKYTLTPFTPSVSFPGAKMESMDYKNGRFTYVLGGEGYELKAQTPDADQKMCANSGEGQHIHLIVDDLPYAAKYEASFEHPVEDGSHYILSFLSRSYHESIKTKAAHLAMNVNVKDGSITGSVPVETEKMLFYSRPKGTYVGQKDTEKIMLDFYLINVELGDEYKVKAEINGEAHILDTWQPYYIEGLEMGDNTIKLTLIDKDGNAVNTPLNPVERTFTLKPDPTE
- a CDS encoding TonB-dependent receptor, with protein sequence MKFFLNNLLFSALLLVWLPILSNGQITTIEGVIVDEDLGEPLINASVLVKGTTDGTIADFDGYFLVKTDQPLPVTLVVSFIGYSTKEVEVTSAEGRIRINLGSDAVTIAAVEIKGRRISEKQQQAALTVETLDGIGIKETPSANFYDGLGSLKDVDLTAASLGFKIINTRGFNSTSPVRSLQIIDGVDNQSPGLNFSLGNFLGASELDVNRVNLVIGASSAFYGPNAFNGVLSMETKNPFVHKGLSAMAKGGERSLFEGGFRYGDALRNSNGDAFMAFKLNFFYFSANDWEADNYDPVYDTRTDRSNPGGYDAVNIYGDEYSGSSDYSKVLASPGLGIIHRRGYKESDLVDYDSKNMKMGAAVHFRLQPGREFDSPELILASNYSTGTTVYQGDNRFSLKNIQFFQHRIEIQKRDHYFLRLYATHEDAGDSYDPYFTALLLQQDAKLDRYWRSAYKNYWDVNIVPKIKGTEGYPNPLDYLGMPAEFNAATSAFLHSPGMQDSLFIWHAQAQQVANQDDPINNQGAFYAPGTPEFDAKFQDITSKVSFTEGGTKFYDKSALLHAHGEYRFNDLVAGDGISDLDLVMGANYRMYLPDSQGSLLLDTFGRDIKTYEYGIYGGGTLEVSHKLKINASLRADKNQNFDLLFSPAASMVFTPKPNQTMRLSFSSAIRNPTLNDQYLFYNVGRAILIGNLDGFTNLITVESLIEYLNTNDSEKLVYYDVDPIRPEKVKTVEVGYRTTIFNQFYADATYYFSFYEDFIGYNLGVDARFDQLTGLPTAIQAYRVAANAVDKVTTQGFSIGLNFYFWNNYVVNANYSWNKLNTNSDDPIIPAFNTPENKYNLGLSGRDINLAIGGLRIKNLGFNINYKWIDNFIFEGSPQFTGKIPAYSLLDAQININSKKLNSTFKLGASNLLNVQTFQAYGGPRIGRLLYFSVLYEFKKQ